The sequence TGATTTAAAACAAAGCAAGCTAACTGTTTCTGCTTCGGATTTGGAAACAACCATGAGTTCTGTATTAGAAGTTGATTCTGATGCGGAAGGAACCATAGCTGTTCCAGCTAGATTGTTGCTAGATACTTTGAAGACATTTCCAGAACAGCCCCTCACATTTGTTGTGGAGGACAACAATACAGTGGAAATTAGTTCTAATCATGGTAAGTATGCTTTGGCATATGCAGATGGTGCTGAATTCCCAAAAGCAGTGGAAGTGTCCAATCCAAGTTCCACAACATTACTTGGCGATATTTTGGCTACGGCTATTAACAAAACCATATTTGCCGCTGGAAACGATGATTTACGCCCTGTTATGAGTGGTGTTTTCTTTCAGTTTTCCACTGAAAATTTGACTTTCGTAGCTACAGATGCTCACAAATTGGTGAAATATCAACGACATGATATTACTGCATCTGAAGTCGCAGAATTCATCATGCCAAAAAAACCATTGAATCTTTTAAAAGGTATTTTATCAGGTTCGGAGTCCGAAGTTACCATAGAATATAATGACAGTAACGCAAAATTCATTTTTGATAATTCAGAACTGATTTGCAGATTAATTGATGGAAAATATCCTAATTATGAAGCGGTGATTCCAAAAGAGAACCCTAACAAACTATCTATTTCTAGAAATCAATTTTTGAGTTCTGTTCGTAGGGTTTCTATATTTTCCAACAAAACCACACACCAAATACGATTAAAGATTGCTGGTGCTGAATTGAATATCTCCGCAGAAGATGTTGATTATAGCAATAAGGCCGAAGAAAGGCTTTCTTGTTCTTATCAAGGGGACGATATGCAGATAGGATTTAATTCCAGGTTTTTGGTGGAAATGCTCAACAACTTAACATCCGATGAAGTTTCGGTAGAGATGAGCTTACCAAACAGAGCGGGAATTTTAACACCTGCCGATGGATTGGACGAAGGCGAACATGTTACCATGCTTGTTATGCCAGTTATGCTGAACAACTAAATATTCAACCTAAATATTTGGAAAGCTAGAGCAATTGTTCTAGCTTTTTTTGTTTTTATACAAAGGGGATGGTTAAAAATGTGGACGGGGATTCTCCGTTAGCAGCTTTTACCGCATTTATTATAGGTAGTACAAAACCTAAAATGGCAACTCCTATTAGACCTAAAATTCCCAATCCCAACAATAAAATTGCTGGTATACTTATTATGATATAAAGCAATAAACTCAACTGTAAATTAATTACAGATTTCCCATGTTCATTCATTCCTTCTACGGTTTTCCTAGATGTTAACCAGATTATGACAGGGACAATAAAGCCTCCAAAGCCAGTTACATAGTGCAACAATTGCGAAAGATGTGTTATGGCCAACAGTGTGTTGTCCTTCCTAATTACATTTTGATTGATGATTTCCATTTTTGATTGATTTTAATGATGTACTATATCAGTATCACTTCTTTATAAAATGTTACAACATTCTACTAATTCGTATTTTTGCTCCCTATGTCATATACCGATACAATTATAGCTATGGCAACTCCCCCTGGGACAGGTGCCATTGCAGTAATCAGAATTTCTGGGCCCAAAGCTATTCCTATTTCTGACACTCTTTTTCAATCTATTCGAAACAAAAAATTGATTGATCAAAAAAGTCATACCATTCATTTAGGACATATCATTGAAAATGATAAAATTTTGGATAAAGTCTTGGTTTCAATATTCAAAGGACCAAATTCCTATACTTCCGAAGATATCATTGAAGTTTCATGTCATGGTTCACCATATATTCAACAACAAATTATTCAACTTTTTTTACGGCACGGCTGTCGTATGGCTACAGCAGGAGAATTTACACTACGCGCTTTTTTAAATGGTAAAATGGATTTAAGTCAAGCTGAAGCGGTAGCTGATTTAATTGCCAGCGATAGTGAAGCAGCTCATGAAATTGCCATGAAGCAAATGAGAGGTGGTTTTAGTGGAGAAATTGAAAAGCTAAGGGAAGAGCTTTTAAATTTCGCATCCTTAATTGAGCTTGAACTCGATTTCTCTCAAGAAGATGTGGAGTTTGCAGATAGGACCCAGTTCAATGAGCTATTAAACAGCATCAGTGAAACTCTTAAAAAATTGATTGATTCTTTTGCTCTGGGCAATGTCATAAAAAATGGAATACCAATAGCAATTGTTGGTGAACCAAATGTGGGCAAGTCAACACTATTGAATGCATTGCTGAATGAAGAACGTGCAATTGTTAGTGATATACCGGGCACCACACGTGATACCGTTGAAGATCAAATTAGCATTAATGGTATCAATTTCAGATTTGTTGATACTGCCGGAATAAGAGAAACAAAAGATGTAGTTGAAAAAATTGGAATTGAACGAACTTTTGAAAAAATTGATAAAGCCAAACTTATTATTTTCCTTTTTGACAGTCCTGACTTTGACAAAACGGAATTGGAAAATATAAGAAATCGGTATCCGAACAAAAATCTACTGCCAATTTGTAATAAAGTAGATCTATTGAGCAACACAGAAATTAATCAGTTAAAATCTGAGATTCCAAACACTCTTTTTATTTCCGCAAAAGCAAAAAAAGGTATTTCTGAACTAGAAAATAAATTACTGTCATTGATTGATTCTGGTGCGTTGATTGGTGATAAAACCATTGTGACCAATAGCAGACATTACGATACTCTATTAAAGGCATTAGAGGAAATTCAGAAGGTAAAAGAAGGTATGGATGTAGGCTTGGCAAGTGACCTTATGGCCATTGACATTCGCCAAGCGCTTTTTTATTTGGGAGAAATTACCGGGAGTGTGACCAACGATGATTTATTGGGGAATATTTTTTCAAACTTTTGTATCGGAAAATAAATAAGTTGATTTCTTAATTTCATTTGAATTCTTTTTTTTTCATTTAATTGATTATCAATAAGTTGTTTAAAATTATTTCTCTTCTTTATTTCATTTGATAGCCTATTTTCATATATTTATTTCACCCAATTTTCACCTCAACGTGTTTTTTGATACTCGAGGTGAAATTTTTTCACCTCGAAATGAAAATAAGTCTAAAAAGCAAAAAGATTAAAAATGGAAAGTTGAGCCTTTTTATAGAATACTATAAGGGCCACTTTATTGACAAGAACGGAATCAATAAATACAATAGGGATTTTGAGTATTTGAAAATGTACCCTTTGGAAAATCCGTCGACGCCA is a genomic window of Flagellimonas sp. CMM7 containing:
- the dnaN gene encoding DNA polymerase III subunit beta, translated to MKFIVSSTYLLKQLQVLGGVINNSNTLPILDNFLFDLKQSKLTVSASDLETTMSSVLEVDSDAEGTIAVPARLLLDTLKTFPEQPLTFVVEDNNTVEISSNHGKYALAYADGAEFPKAVEVSNPSSTTLLGDILATAINKTIFAAGNDDLRPVMSGVFFQFSTENLTFVATDAHKLVKYQRHDITASEVAEFIMPKKPLNLLKGILSGSESEVTIEYNDSNAKFIFDNSELICRLIDGKYPNYEAVIPKENPNKLSISRNQFLSSVRRVSIFSNKTTHQIRLKIAGAELNISAEDVDYSNKAEERLSCSYQGDDMQIGFNSRFLVEMLNNLTSDEVSVEMSLPNRAGILTPADGLDEGEHVTMLVMPVMLNN
- a CDS encoding DUF4870 domain-containing protein; protein product: MEIINQNVIRKDNTLLAITHLSQLLHYVTGFGGFIVPVIIWLTSRKTVEGMNEHGKSVINLQLSLLLYIIISIPAILLLGLGILGLIGVAILGFVLPIINAVKAANGESPSTFLTIPFV
- the mnmE gene encoding tRNA uridine-5-carboxymethylaminomethyl(34) synthesis GTPase MnmE translates to MSYTDTIIAMATPPGTGAIAVIRISGPKAIPISDTLFQSIRNKKLIDQKSHTIHLGHIIENDKILDKVLVSIFKGPNSYTSEDIIEVSCHGSPYIQQQIIQLFLRHGCRMATAGEFTLRAFLNGKMDLSQAEAVADLIASDSEAAHEIAMKQMRGGFSGEIEKLREELLNFASLIELELDFSQEDVEFADRTQFNELLNSISETLKKLIDSFALGNVIKNGIPIAIVGEPNVGKSTLLNALLNEERAIVSDIPGTTRDTVEDQISINGINFRFVDTAGIRETKDVVEKIGIERTFEKIDKAKLIIFLFDSPDFDKTELENIRNRYPNKNLLPICNKVDLLSNTEINQLKSEIPNTLFISAKAKKGISELENKLLSLIDSGALIGDKTIVTNSRHYDTLLKALEEIQKVKEGMDVGLASDLMAIDIRQALFYLGEITGSVTNDDLLGNIFSNFCIGK